A portion of the Staphylococcus felis genome contains these proteins:
- a CDS encoding thioredoxin family protein, translating to MNVSEQLNNIYENYNEPTHLIFGYTPMCGTCKMSERMLDIVNDMTQLPLVKIDLNFHPEWSRENEIQSVPVLIIMKQDQEVQRIYAFKSVTYLLEIFKKAIDES from the coding sequence ATGAATGTTTCAGAGCAATTGAACAATATATATGAGAATTATAATGAACCCACACATCTGATTTTTGGCTATACGCCGATGTGTGGGACATGTAAGATGTCAGAGCGAATGTTAGATATTGTGAATGATATGACACAGCTCCCACTCGTGAAAATTGATTTAAACTTTCATCCAGAGTGGAGTCGGGAAAATGAAATACAATCAGTCCCGGTCTTAATCATTATGAAGCAAGATCAAGAAGTACAACGTATTTATGCGTTTAAGTCTGTGACATATTTGTTAGAAATTTTCAAAAAAGCGATTGACGAATCGTAA
- a CDS encoding methionine ABC transporter ATP-binding protein: MIELKNIVKKYESKSKTVTAVDHVDLNIGTGTIFGIIGFSGAGKSTLVRLFNYLEVPTSGDVMIGGEHIGQLTKAELRKKRQKVSMIFQHFNLLWSRTVLENIIFPLEIAGRPKKEAKQEAIKLIERVGLKGREHAYPSELSGGQKQRVGIARALANDPEVLLCDEATSALDPQTTDEILDLLLELKKEKNLTIIMITHEMHVIRRVCDEVAVMENGRVIEQGSVSEVFKNPKHRVTRRFVQEDLEPPQDQDDVVKSIELNENDLLVKFIFSGENTTAPVISYIAQKHQMAINILEGNIKNTKTGSVGFLLVHLSDITDSTFNTLQSDLESKNIQVEVVSRG, from the coding sequence ATGATTGAGTTAAAAAATATTGTTAAAAAGTATGAATCGAAATCAAAAACTGTAACAGCAGTTGATCATGTTGATTTAAATATAGGTACAGGAACAATTTTTGGAATTATCGGATTTTCGGGAGCCGGTAAAAGTACATTAGTTCGCTTATTTAATTATTTAGAAGTACCTACATCTGGTGATGTGATGATAGGGGGAGAACATATTGGTCAGCTCACTAAGGCTGAACTTAGGAAAAAACGCCAAAAAGTAAGTATGATTTTCCAACATTTTAATTTACTTTGGTCACGTACTGTATTAGAAAATATTATATTTCCGCTCGAAATCGCTGGAAGGCCTAAAAAAGAAGCGAAACAAGAAGCGATAAAACTGATTGAGAGAGTGGGTTTAAAGGGACGTGAACATGCGTATCCTTCTGAACTTTCTGGAGGGCAAAAACAGCGAGTTGGTATTGCTCGAGCGTTAGCAAACGATCCGGAAGTATTGCTATGTGACGAGGCAACAAGTGCATTAGACCCACAAACTACTGATGAAATATTAGATTTGCTATTAGAACTAAAAAAAGAAAAAAATCTAACAATCATCATGATTACGCATGAGATGCATGTGATTAGACGTGTATGTGATGAGGTCGCAGTAATGGAAAATGGTCGAGTGATTGAGCAAGGAAGCGTATCAGAAGTCTTTAAAAATCCAAAACATCGCGTGACAAGACGTTTTGTTCAAGAGGACTTAGAGCCACCACAAGATCAAGATGATGTAGTGAAGTCTATCGAATTGAATGAAAATGATTTGCTAGTTAAGTTTATATTTTCAGGAGAGAATACGACAGCACCAGTTATTTCTTATATCGCTCAAAAACATCAAATGGCGATTAATATTTTAGAAGGAAATATTAAAAACACCAAAACCGGGTCAGTCGGATTTTTACTCGTGCATTTATCTGACATTACAGACAGCACGTTTAACACACTACAATCAGATCTGGAATCTAAAAATATACAAGTAGAGGTGGTCAGTCGTGGGTAA
- a CDS encoding methionine ABC transporter permease, with protein MGKSFSEILQEMITMPNVRWPDVWLATYETLYMTVISTVFSFILGLVLGVILFLTSKSHSKLGRIFYSIVSFFVNLFRAIPFIILILLLIPFTSLILGTISGPTGALPALIVGASPFYGRLVEIALKEIDKGVIEAARSMGANTWTIILKVLIPESSPALISGITVTAIALVGSTAVAGVIGAGGLGNLAYLTGFTRNQNDVILISTILILIIVFIIQFLGDWVTNKIDKR; from the coding sequence GTGGGTAAGAGTTTCAGCGAGATTTTACAGGAAATGATAACAATGCCGAATGTGCGCTGGCCTGATGTGTGGTTAGCAACATATGAAACACTTTATATGACTGTCATATCGACTGTATTTTCGTTTATCTTGGGATTAGTCTTAGGCGTTATTTTATTTTTAACATCAAAAAGTCATTCTAAGCTTGGACGCATATTTTATAGTATTGTTTCATTTTTTGTTAATTTATTCAGAGCGATACCGTTTATCATTTTAATATTATTACTTATTCCATTTACGAGCTTAATTTTAGGCACAATTAGTGGTCCAACAGGTGCTTTACCAGCCCTAATTGTTGGAGCTTCCCCTTTTTATGGACGCTTAGTGGAAATTGCACTAAAAGAAATTGATAAAGGTGTTATTGAAGCGGCTCGTTCAATGGGCGCAAATACATGGACAATTATATTAAAGGTGTTAATTCCAGAATCTTCACCCGCTCTCATATCAGGGATTACTGTAACTGCTATTGCCTTAGTAGGATCAACAGCAGTAGCAGGCGTTATTGGTGCAGGTGGATTAGGTAACTTAGCATATCTGACTGGCTTTACGCGAAATCAAAATGATGTCATTTTAATTTCGACCATTTTAATACTTATTATTGTTTTTATCATTCAGTTCCTAGGGGATTGGGTTACAAATAAAATTGATAAAAGATAA
- a CDS encoding MetQ/NlpA family ABC transporter substrate-binding protein — MKKVLSLALILVLGVVLAACGNKDSAGGSDDKKVVVGASPAPHAEILEEAKPILKDEGYDLEIKTINDYTTPNKLLDAGELDANFFQHTPYLDKEKEDKGYKIESAGNVHLEPMAVYSQKYDSLKDLPDNAEIFVSNNPAEQGRFLKFFVDEGLIKIKDGVKIQDATFDDIVENKKNIKFNDNQAAEFLPKTYQNNEGDAVIINSNFAIEQKLNPQKDSIAVESPEDNPYANLIAVQEGHKDDEKIKALIQVLQSDDIKAFIKEKYDGSVEPAK, encoded by the coding sequence ATGAAAAAAGTTTTATCACTAGCTTTAATTTTAGTTTTAGGAGTTGTGCTTGCAGCATGCGGAAATAAAGATTCAGCAGGCGGTAGTGATGATAAAAAGGTTGTTGTAGGTGCTTCGCCAGCACCTCATGCTGAGATTTTAGAAGAAGCAAAGCCAATCTTAAAAGATGAAGGTTACGATCTAGAAATTAAGACGATTAATGATTACACAACACCGAATAAATTATTGGATGCAGGCGAATTAGACGCAAACTTTTTCCAACACACACCATACTTAGATAAAGAAAAAGAAGATAAAGGTTACAAAATTGAATCAGCAGGCAATGTTCATTTAGAACCAATGGCTGTATATTCTCAAAAATATGATAGCTTAAAAGACCTTCCAGATAACGCTGAAATCTTTGTTTCAAACAATCCAGCAGAGCAAGGTCGATTCTTAAAATTCTTTGTAGATGAAGGACTGATTAAAATTAAGGATGGCGTAAAAATTCAAGATGCTACTTTTGATGATATCGTTGAAAATAAAAAGAACATTAAATTTAATGATAATCAAGCAGCTGAATTCTTACCAAAAACTTATCAAAATAATGAAGGCGATGCTGTAATTATTAACTCTAATTTTGCAATTGAGCAAAAGTTAAACCCACAAAAAGATTCAATTGCGGTTGAAAGTCCTGAAGATAACCCTTATGCAAATCTTATTGCAGTACAAGAAGGACATAAGGATGATGAAAAAATTAAAGCTTTAATTCAAGTGCTTCAGTCTGACGACATCAAAGCATTTATTAAAGAAAAATATGATGGATCAGTAGAACCAGCAAAATAA
- a CDS encoding MetQ/NlpA family ABC transporter substrate-binding protein — MKKLLNLGTLMVVIVVLLVACGQSESSSEDKTIVVAATPTPHGEVVKKAAEQLKDKGYKVEVREVNDYKIPNKLLDKGDVDANMFQHVPYLNAEKQSHGYKIEEVGKVLTTPMGVYSKKHKSLKDLPQGAKIYISNNPAEEGRFLSFFVKEGLIKIKKGVKIEDAKLDDIVENKKDLQFDNQQGAEFLPKTYNNNEGDAVIMNSNYAIDNGLKPLEDSIAVEDESSPFANILAVQEGHKDDQKFQDLLKAVQSQEVRHYIEDEFDGAVIPAK; from the coding sequence ATGAAAAAACTTTTAAATTTAGGTACATTAATGGTAGTGATAGTGGTTTTGCTTGTAGCGTGTGGCCAAAGTGAATCATCAAGTGAAGATAAAACAATTGTAGTTGCGGCAACACCGACGCCACATGGTGAAGTGGTCAAAAAAGCAGCAGAACAGCTTAAAGACAAAGGCTATAAAGTGGAAGTGCGTGAAGTTAATGATTATAAAATACCAAATAAATTATTAGATAAAGGTGATGTGGATGCTAATATGTTTCAACATGTTCCTTATTTAAATGCTGAAAAGCAATCGCATGGATACAAAATTGAAGAAGTTGGTAAAGTGTTAACAACACCTATGGGCGTATACAGTAAAAAGCATAAAAGTTTAAAAGATTTACCACAAGGTGCAAAAATCTATATATCAAATAATCCAGCTGAAGAAGGACGCTTCTTGTCATTTTTTGTAAAAGAAGGGCTTATTAAAATTAAAAAAGGCGTTAAAATTGAAGATGCTAAATTAGATGATATTGTTGAAAATAAAAAAGATTTACAATTTGATAATCAACAAGGCGCTGAATTTTTACCCAAAACATACAATAATAATGAAGGTGATGCTGTGATTATGAACTCAAATTATGCAATTGATAATGGTTTAAAACCTTTAGAAGATTCTATTGCGGTAGAAGATGAATCTTCACCATTTGCTAATATTTTAGCGGTACAAGAAGGTCATAAAGATGATCAAAAGTTTCAAGATTTACTTAAAGCTGTACAATCTCAGGAAGTAAGACATTATATAGAAGATGAATTCGATGGAGCAGTTATACCAGCAAAATAA
- a CDS encoding DUF368 domain-containing protein, translated as MSQFKLSNIPKGFAMGTSDLIPGVSGGTIALLLGIYDDFIASVSGVFSKNFKKSILFLIPIIIGMGLAIGILSSLINYLLAEHITPTMFFFTGLIIGIIPFLLRISKYKETYKTQHWIVMVIAIIILAIMAYFSTGTTHGKPTSIDMSPAMLIKYFIAGMCASSAMLLPGISGSFILLLFGVYGTVTYSISELVHLNFNTLPVIMVVGLGILSGFLIASKLITYLLEHYTYLTYAAILGLVIGSLFSVFPGLPSTGLSWIVSLLTLVIGFLVSYILGRYTAS; from the coding sequence ATGTCTCAGTTTAAATTATCAAATATTCCAAAAGGTTTTGCGATGGGAACTAGCGACCTCATACCAGGTGTTAGCGGTGGGACGATAGCGCTGCTACTTGGAATTTATGATGACTTTATCGCATCGGTAAGCGGTGTGTTTTCCAAAAATTTTAAAAAGAGCATTTTATTTCTTATCCCCATTATTATAGGAATGGGCCTAGCAATTGGCATCTTAAGTAGTCTCATCAACTATTTACTTGCAGAACACATTACGCCAACCATGTTCTTTTTTACCGGCTTGATTATCGGGATTATTCCATTCTTATTACGTATTTCAAAGTACAAAGAAACCTATAAAACACAACATTGGATTGTAATGGTTATCGCCATCATCATTCTTGCTATTATGGCTTATTTTTCAACGGGGACTACACACGGTAAGCCGACATCTATTGATATGTCTCCCGCTATGTTAATCAAATATTTTATTGCTGGCATGTGTGCTTCGAGTGCTATGCTTTTACCGGGTATTTCTGGTTCATTTATTTTGCTGTTGTTTGGTGTGTATGGGACGGTTACTTATTCAATTTCTGAACTTGTACACCTTAACTTTAACACCCTACCTGTTATCATGGTTGTAGGATTAGGGATCCTTTCCGGCTTTTTAATCGCAAGTAAATTGATTACCTATTTACTTGAACATTACACATACCTCACGTATGCAGCTATACTAGGGCTCGTTATCGGTTCATTATTTTCTGTATTTCCCGGGTTACCTTCAACAGGATTAAGTTGGATTGTTTCTCTCTTAACACTCGTTATTGGGTTTTTAGTCAGCTACATTTTAGGTCGGTACACAGCATCTTAA
- the sufC gene encoding Fe-S cluster assembly ATPase SufC: MPSTLEIKDLHVSIEDKEILKGVNLTINTGEIHAIMGPNGTGKSTLSSAIMGHPAYEVTKGEVLLDGVNVLELDVDERAKAGLFLAMQYPSEISGVTNADFMRSAINAQREEGQEINLMQFIKKLDKQMDFLEMDKDMAQRYLNEGFSGGEKKRNEILQLMMLEPKFAILDEIDSGLDIDALKVVSKGINEMRGDEFGSLIITHYQRLLNYITPDHVHVMYNGIVVKSGGAELAKRLEEEGYEWVKEEYEATQA, encoded by the coding sequence ATGCCATCAACATTAGAAATTAAAGACCTACATGTGTCTATTGAAGATAAAGAGATTTTAAAGGGTGTTAACTTAACGATTAACACTGGAGAAATCCATGCAATTATGGGGCCGAATGGTACAGGCAAATCAACACTTTCATCAGCAATTATGGGGCATCCTGCTTATGAAGTGACTAAAGGAGAAGTTTTATTAGACGGCGTGAACGTTCTTGAATTAGATGTAGACGAACGTGCTAAAGCTGGATTGTTTTTAGCCATGCAATATCCATCAGAAATCAGTGGGGTAACAAATGCTGACTTTATGCGTTCTGCTATTAACGCACAACGTGAAGAAGGCCAAGAAATTAATTTAATGCAATTCATTAAAAAGTTAGACAAACAAATGGACTTTTTAGAAATGGATAAAGATATGGCACAACGTTATTTAAATGAAGGTTTCTCTGGTGGGGAGAAAAAGCGCAACGAAATTTTACAATTAATGATGCTTGAGCCTAAATTTGCCATTTTAGATGAGATTGACTCTGGACTTGATATTGATGCATTGAAAGTAGTATCTAAAGGAATCAATGAAATGCGCGGCGACGAATTTGGTTCATTAATCATCACACACTATCAACGTTTACTTAATTACATTACCCCAGATCATGTTCATGTGATGTATAACGGTATCGTTGTAAAATCAGGCGGTGCAGAATTAGCCAAACGTCTTGAAGAAGAAGGCTATGAGTGGGTTAAAGAAGAATACGAAGCGACTCAAGCGTAA